A part of Vallitalea okinawensis genomic DNA contains:
- a CDS encoding PRD domain-containing protein, which produces MKQENSYQIIKVLNNNVVLAKRLRDHQEMILIGKGVGFGKKATKVTTINEDKVEKTYCNFEEKFKEEYLRLVNAMDRKVIGVVEEFILLAGKELGQLDDHIHIALTDHIGFAIERLKQGLVINNPFLYEIKAMYKNEFAIALKGKALLYKRLNIMIPDDEVGFIAMHLHSGRQSKDIKYTIKDTRLLKAILELIQMEVGYDLDKNLMMYTRLVTHLKQTITRSEKKKEIINPLLDDIKVKLNEAYRIAEKVAKLIEEEKEITVSKDEVGFLALHIERLRT; this is translated from the coding sequence GTGAAACAAGAAAACAGTTATCAAATCATTAAAGTACTCAATAATAATGTTGTTCTTGCTAAGCGGTTAAGAGATCATCAAGAAATGATTCTCATCGGTAAGGGTGTTGGATTTGGTAAAAAAGCCACTAAGGTGACAACCATTAATGAAGATAAAGTTGAAAAAACTTACTGTAATTTTGAAGAAAAGTTTAAAGAAGAATACCTTAGACTTGTGAATGCTATGGACAGAAAGGTTATTGGCGTTGTTGAAGAATTTATATTACTGGCAGGAAAAGAGTTAGGCCAGTTAGATGACCACATTCATATAGCATTAACAGACCATATTGGATTTGCAATTGAAAGGTTGAAACAAGGCTTAGTTATCAATAATCCATTTTTATATGAAATTAAGGCCATGTATAAGAATGAATTTGCTATTGCTTTGAAAGGTAAAGCGCTACTGTACAAACGTCTTAATATTATGATACCTGATGATGAGGTTGGCTTTATTGCTATGCATTTACATTCAGGTCGGCAAAGTAAGGATATTAAGTATACAATAAAGGACACACGCTTACTCAAGGCCATATTAGAGCTGATTCAAATGGAAGTAGGTTATGATTTGGATAAAAATCTGATGATGTATACAAGGTTAGTCACTCATCTGAAACAGACCATAACCCGATCTGAGAAGAAAAAGGAAATCATAAATCCTTTATTGGATGACATAAAGGTTAAACTTAATGAAGCATATCGTATTGCAGAAAAAGTGGCAAAACTGATTGAGGAAGAGAAAGAAATAACTGTATCCAAGGATGAAGTTGGCTTTTTAGCTCTTCATATTGAACGACTAAGAACTTAA
- the ptsP gene encoding phosphoenolpyruvate--protein phosphotransferase has protein sequence MRELCGINASAGYGMGPIFLYNRNEITITRKRDIIVEVEKEKLEKALLVSTQQVKELHSHTSQELGEEAAIFEAHILMLEDPDLKDSIVSKIEDGNNVEWAVDETAKEYIVLFQNMDSDYFKERALDIQDISKRVINNLLGVHTSDLSKLEKKVILVTDELTPSDTVSMDKDNIIGIVTETGGKTSHTAILARTLGIPAVTGVEKVTSLVSSNQQMIIDGENGKLIVNATDEQINEYTKLEDKYQAQLESLKHFVGHQTETLDGYKCKLYCNIGSFEDAQEVLKQDGEGVGLFRTEFLFMSKEYPPSEEEQYQVYAKVGQFLKDKEVIIRTLDVGGDKGIDYIQVGEELNPFLGNRAIRYCLKEEKILVTQLKAILRAAKGTGIKVMFPMITAYEEIIAAKALLERAKHELDQEEKSYNQEIAVGIMIETPAAVLNSDHLAKEVDFFSIGSNDLIQYTCAVDRMNVKVSNLYSPYNPAILKSIQIVVDNAHREGIDVGICGEVAADELLLPLWISLGIDELSVTPKDVLRIRKNVSLLKQDTSLIQQVLENRTMDEMVEFLMNKT, from the coding sequence ATGAGAGAGTTATGTGGTATAAATGCATCAGCAGGTTATGGTATGGGACCTATTTTTCTTTACAATCGCAATGAGATAACCATTACTAGGAAAAGAGATATTATTGTAGAGGTTGAGAAAGAAAAACTTGAAAAAGCGCTATTAGTCAGTACCCAACAAGTTAAGGAACTTCATAGTCATACAAGTCAGGAATTAGGTGAGGAAGCAGCAATATTTGAAGCTCATATACTAATGCTAGAAGATCCTGACTTAAAAGATAGTATTGTTAGCAAAATAGAAGATGGGAACAATGTTGAGTGGGCTGTTGATGAAACCGCCAAGGAATATATTGTACTATTTCAAAACATGGATAGTGATTACTTTAAAGAAAGAGCATTGGACATCCAAGATATTTCAAAACGTGTCATAAATAATCTATTAGGTGTTCATACAAGTGACTTGTCAAAACTAGAAAAGAAGGTTATATTAGTAACAGATGAACTAACACCTTCTGATACTGTATCAATGGATAAGGATAATATAATAGGGATTGTTACAGAAACAGGTGGTAAAACTTCTCATACAGCCATCTTAGCTAGAACATTGGGTATACCAGCTGTAACAGGTGTTGAAAAAGTAACATCTCTAGTAAGTAGTAATCAGCAAATGATTATAGACGGGGAAAATGGGAAACTTATAGTAAATGCTACTGATGAACAGATTAATGAATATACAAAATTAGAAGATAAGTATCAAGCCCAACTAGAAAGTTTAAAGCATTTTGTAGGGCATCAAACAGAGACTCTTGATGGCTATAAATGTAAGCTCTATTGCAACATTGGATCCTTTGAAGATGCCCAGGAAGTCTTAAAGCAAGACGGTGAAGGAGTTGGCTTGTTTAGAACAGAGTTCTTGTTTATGTCTAAGGAATACCCACCATCGGAAGAAGAACAGTACCAGGTCTATGCTAAGGTCGGTCAGTTTCTAAAAGATAAAGAAGTAATTATTCGGACCTTAGATGTAGGTGGAGATAAAGGTATTGACTATATTCAAGTTGGGGAAGAATTGAACCCCTTCCTAGGGAACAGAGCAATACGCTATTGTCTCAAGGAAGAGAAAATTTTAGTAACCCAATTGAAAGCCATTTTGAGAGCAGCCAAAGGAACTGGAATCAAAGTTATGTTTCCTATGATCACAGCTTATGAAGAGATTATCGCAGCTAAAGCTTTATTGGAAAGAGCGAAGCATGAGTTGGATCAAGAAGAAAAGAGTTATAACCAAGAGATAGCAGTTGGTATAATGATTGAAACACCAGCAGCAGTTTTAAACTCCGATCATCTGGCCAAAGAAGTAGATTTCTTTAGTATTGGCAGCAACGATTTGATCCAATATACATGTGCAGTAGACCGTATGAATGTAAAAGTCAGCAACTTGTATTCGCCCTATAATCCTGCAATTTTAAAGAGCATTCAGATAGTTGTAGATAACGCACATCGAGAAGGTATAGATGTAGGAATCTGTGGAGAAGTAGCAGCTGATGAATTATTACTTCCTTTATGGATAAGTTTAGGAATAGATGAACTAAGTGTGACGCCAAAAGATGTTCTTCGTATTAGAAAGAATGTCAGTCTGTTAAAGCAAGATACTTCTTTAATCCAGCAAGTTTTAGAGAATAGAACCATGGATGAGATGGTAGAGTTTCTTATGAATAAAACGTAA
- the nagE gene encoding N-acetylglucosamine-specific PTS transporter subunit IIBC, which produces MSNLFGKVQKVGKAFMLPIAVLPVAALFLRLGAPDVLNIPFIFKVGDAIFANLAIIFAIGIAVGLAKDNQGASGLAGAVSYFVLTFGLEALNPDINMGVLAGIISGIVAGVSYNKFHSTKLPDWLGFFGGKRLVPIMSSFFSMLLALAFGFIWPPIQGLIDTAGNWMIEAGPLGAFAFGTFNRLLIPTGLHHVINNIVWFVFGEFNGATGDLGRFFAGDPSAGMFMTGFYPIMMFALPAAAFAMYRAAKPENRKAVGGALFSVAFTAFLTGITEPIEFMFMFLAPVLYIVHALMTGLALAISSLLDIHHGFGFSAGAIDYVLSFGLSTNAILILPLGAAFAVVYYYLFKIVIIKMDLPTPGRLDEVGTGEGEAIMAEKGLSGLAAEYVMALGGPSNISEMDACITRLRLTLKDASIVSDAELRKLGASGVIRPTKRNMQVVVGTKAELIVDEMKKIV; this is translated from the coding sequence ATGAGTAATTTATTTGGAAAGGTACAAAAAGTAGGTAAAGCTTTTATGCTTCCTATTGCGGTATTACCAGTAGCAGCATTGTTTTTAAGGTTAGGGGCACCTGATGTACTGAACATTCCTTTTATCTTTAAAGTTGGAGATGCAATCTTCGCTAATTTAGCCATCATCTTTGCAATAGGTATAGCAGTTGGTTTAGCAAAAGATAATCAAGGAGCATCAGGATTAGCTGGAGCGGTAAGTTATTTCGTACTTACTTTTGGTCTTGAAGCATTAAATCCAGACATAAATATGGGGGTTTTAGCAGGTATTATCTCAGGTATCGTGGCAGGTGTCAGTTATAACAAATTCCACAGCACTAAGTTACCAGATTGGTTAGGTTTCTTTGGAGGAAAGCGTTTAGTACCCATTATGTCTTCCTTCTTTAGTATGTTACTAGCACTAGCATTTGGCTTTATTTGGCCACCTATTCAAGGGCTGATTGACACAGCCGGAAATTGGATGATTGAAGCGGGACCACTTGGTGCCTTTGCATTTGGTACATTTAACCGTTTATTAATTCCTACAGGATTACATCATGTTATTAATAATATTGTATGGTTTGTATTTGGTGAATTTAATGGTGCAACAGGTGATTTAGGTCGTTTCTTTGCTGGAGATCCATCTGCGGGAATGTTTATGACAGGATTCTACCCAATCATGATGTTTGCTCTTCCAGCGGCAGCTTTTGCAATGTATAGAGCAGCTAAACCAGAAAACAGAAAAGCTGTAGGGGGTGCATTATTTTCAGTAGCTTTCACAGCATTTTTAACAGGGATTACAGAACCTATTGAATTCATGTTCATGTTCTTAGCACCAGTGTTATATATTGTACATGCGTTGATGACAGGTTTAGCACTTGCGATTTCGAGTTTACTTGATATCCATCATGGATTTGGTTTTTCAGCTGGGGCAATTGATTACGTATTAAGCTTTGGTTTATCCACAAACGCAATATTAATACTCCCATTAGGTGCAGCTTTCGCAGTAGTTTATTATTACTTATTTAAAATCGTCATTATCAAAATGGATTTACCTACTCCTGGGCGTCTTGACGAAGTGGGAACAGGAGAAGGAGAAGCAATAATGGCAGAGAAAGGTCTCAGTGGATTAGCGGCTGAATATGTGATGGCTTTAGGTGGACCTTCTAATATTAGTGAAATGGACGCTTGCATCACCAGATTACGTTTAACATTAAAAGATGCTAGTATCGTAAGTGATGCTGAACTTAGAAAGTTAGGAGCATCCGGTGTTATTCGTCCAACCAAGAGGAATATGCAGGTTGTAGTAGGTACGAAGGCAGAACTTATAGTTGATGAAATGAAGAAAATAGTTTAA
- a CDS encoding HPr family phosphocarrier protein: MIKKQFVINSEAGLHARPATLFVNTSKKYNSEIQVTKGEKKADAKKFLQVLSLGALKGDKISIDISGDDEKEAVVALEQLIDNNFVE; the protein is encoded by the coding sequence ATTAAAAAGCAATTTGTTATAAATAGTGAAGCAGGTTTACATGCAAGACCGGCAACCCTCTTCGTAAATACATCTAAAAAATATAATTCAGAGATCCAAGTGACTAAAGGCGAAAAAAAAGCTGATGCTAAAAAATTTCTTCAAGTATTATCACTAGGCGCTTTAAAAGGTGATAAAATCTCTATTGACATCTCTGGTGATGATGAAAAAGAAGCTGTTGTAGCACTAGAGCAATTAATAGATAATAACTTTGTTGAATAG